The Spirosoma oryzicola genome contains a region encoding:
- a CDS encoding RidA family protein has translation MKKAMNNPWQWQDQLGYAQGVEIAHATHTLYCAGQAAMDAQGQPVETDMNGQIRLSFDNLETVLQNAGYSMTNVVRLNFYTTSIEQFFAAYGQIIHRLSMSGCTPSSTLVEVKALAFPQLMVELEATAVR, from the coding sequence ATGAAAAAAGCAATGAACAATCCGTGGCAATGGCAGGACCAGCTCGGCTACGCGCAAGGTGTCGAAATCGCCCATGCAACCCATACACTGTATTGTGCCGGACAAGCGGCTATGGATGCGCAGGGACAGCCCGTCGAAACGGATATGAACGGTCAGATCAGGTTAAGCTTCGACAATCTTGAAACGGTGTTACAAAACGCTGGCTACTCAATGACGAATGTTGTACGGTTGAATTTTTATACAACTTCGATTGAGCAGTTTTTCGCGGCTTACGGTCAGATAATCCATCGGCTAAGTATGTCGGGCTGTACACCAAGCAGCACACTGGTCGAAGTGAAAGCATTGGCCTTTCCACAACTTATGGTTGAGCTGGAAGCAACCGCAGTCCGATAG
- a CDS encoding hemerythrin domain-containing protein, which yields MQEQRYNVFNQIHKGLRGMLYDTATRLQQTDFAQPEAAKRIDQLEQVLHFFDEHAENEDNFILPHIRKHNAQLIDELEQDHDIDHRLTQTLFEQIREWRTSTSAAQKQAIGQRLLFAFTEFIAFNLYHMNKEENVLMYLLWKHYSDGEIRQMEGEILKSIPPQTLMAESRWMMRSINDTEVIEWLAGIRQGAPTEVFNSFVRMAEEELPVERLTNVQRALAIV from the coding sequence ATGCAAGAACAACGGTATAACGTGTTTAATCAGATTCACAAAGGATTGCGGGGTATGCTTTACGATACAGCTACTCGCTTACAGCAAACCGATTTCGCGCAGCCAGAAGCCGCCAAACGAATCGATCAGTTGGAACAGGTGTTGCACTTTTTTGACGAACATGCCGAAAATGAAGATAACTTCATTCTACCGCACATCCGGAAACACAACGCTCAGTTGATTGACGAGCTGGAGCAGGACCACGACATTGATCATCGGTTGACTCAGACGTTGTTTGAGCAGATTCGGGAATGGCGAACCAGCACATCAGCAGCGCAAAAACAGGCTATAGGCCAACGGCTTCTATTTGCGTTCACTGAGTTCATTGCCTTCAACCTTTACCACATGAACAAGGAAGAGAATGTGCTGATGTATCTACTCTGGAAGCATTATAGCGACGGCGAAATCCGACAGATGGAAGGGGAGATCCTGAAATCCATTCCGCCCCAGACGCTGATGGCCGAAAGCCGTTGGATGATGCGCTCGATCAATGATACGGAAGTAATCGAGTGGTTAGCCGGTATCAGACAAGGCGCTCCAACAGAGGTGTTTAACAGCTTTGTGCGCATGGCCGAAGAAGAATTACCGGTGGAGCGGCTCACAAACGTGCAACGAGCTTTGGCCATTGTCTGA
- a CDS encoding helix-turn-helix transcriptional regulator, whose product MNTSYEEIKPSPALQPFVECYWLHYFETSSNEESPIQRCLPFGAMELIMHLDDNRAHVLFDTCWQKLPQAFFVGLYRDTVQWKPVGTGRKFGIRLKPESLLQLFNVPVASLFNNFTDLESFFGKSINRLIDDVYGLPDIQSVVQVVERFLLTQFKNLNAERNYVFEATRVIRQAKGNLSIESLSEHLAVSKRQLERSFKNSYGTSPKMYQRIIRFRNAYESFQQTSRTPNWLDISYNFGYSDQAHFIRDFKEFSNEVPTLVYQDTEQYFRRPAKHSTARRV is encoded by the coding sequence ATGAACACGAGTTACGAGGAAATCAAGCCATCACCAGCCCTACAGCCCTTCGTTGAATGCTATTGGCTGCATTATTTCGAGACTAGCAGCAATGAAGAATCGCCCATTCAGCGTTGCCTGCCTTTTGGCGCGATGGAACTGATTATGCACTTGGATGATAACCGGGCTCATGTGTTGTTCGATACGTGTTGGCAGAAACTTCCCCAGGCTTTCTTCGTCGGACTTTATCGGGATACGGTACAGTGGAAACCGGTAGGGACGGGTCGCAAGTTTGGTATCCGGCTTAAACCCGAAAGCCTGCTCCAACTTTTCAACGTACCGGTAGCGTCGCTGTTCAATAATTTCACCGACCTGGAAAGCTTCTTCGGCAAAAGTATCAATCGGTTAATCGACGACGTATATGGGTTACCGGATATTCAGTCGGTTGTTCAGGTAGTGGAACGATTTCTGCTGACTCAATTCAAAAATCTGAACGCCGAGCGGAATTACGTATTTGAAGCGACTCGGGTAATTCGTCAGGCAAAAGGAAATTTGTCGATTGAATCACTAAGTGAGCATCTAGCAGTCAGTAAGCGACAGTTAGAGCGTAGCTTCAAAAATAGCTACGGCACTTCGCCCAAGATGTACCAGCGAATTATCCGCTTCCGCAACGCGTACGAGTCATTCCAGCAAACGTCCAGAACGCCTAACTGGCTAGATATTTCGTACAATTTTGGGTATTCGGATCAGGCGCATTTTATCCGGGACTTTAAAGAGTTTTCCAACGAAGTGCCTACCCTGGTTTATCAGGATACAGAACAATACTTTCGGCGTCCTGCAAAGCATAGCACCGCAAGGCGTGTCTAG
- a CDS encoding c-type cytochrome: protein MMKWMYLAATAAVGLACAFTTHSNTPTPPKRTGHQPKQSSQGELVKRGQYLVTIMGCADCHAPKKMTPKGPAPDMDRFLSGYNSDIPLGTYDKDLVKTGQWVLFNGQNTAFIGPWGVSFAANLTPDETGIGNWSLEQFNKAMRQGKFRGVDNSRPLLPPMPWPNYTAMTDADMRAVFTYLKSLKPVSNPVPAAIPPAP, encoded by the coding sequence ATGATGAAATGGATGTATCTGGCGGCTACAGCCGCTGTGGGGTTGGCTTGTGCCTTTACCACGCATAGCAATACCCCAACTCCCCCCAAACGAACGGGGCATCAGCCTAAGCAATCGAGCCAAGGCGAGTTGGTCAAACGAGGGCAGTACCTGGTTACGATCATGGGTTGTGCGGACTGCCATGCACCGAAAAAGATGACACCCAAAGGACCCGCACCCGACATGGATCGCTTTCTTTCCGGGTACAATAGCGACATACCCTTGGGAACCTACGACAAAGACCTCGTTAAAACGGGTCAGTGGGTATTGTTCAACGGGCAAAATACGGCTTTCATCGGCCCTTGGGGAGTATCGTTTGCCGCCAATCTGACCCCGGACGAAACGGGTATCGGAAACTGGTCGCTGGAGCAGTTCAACAAAGCCATGCGGCAGGGCAAATTCAGAGGAGTGGATAACAGTCGGCCCTTACTGCCGCCCATGCCCTGGCCCAACTACACAGCGATGACGGATGCCGATATGCGGGCAGTATTTACCTACTTGAAGTCGCTTAAACCGGTTTCGAATCCCGTACCTGCGGCTATTCCACCTGCGCCCTAA
- a CDS encoding AGE family epimerase/isomerase, which yields MEKSIRTEMLNDWYPQAIDKEYGGFLSTFTYDFKPTGAQDKMIVTQARHTWTNAKAAERYPTVVQYKSNSKHGFQFLRDVMWDKQYGGFYNLVDRKGTVKGTGNKEAYGNAFGLYALSAYYHMSGDTAALNLAKKSFRWLEEHSHDPVHKGYFQHLGRDGTPIKRNASVPSTSDLGYKDQNSSIHLLEAITELYTVWPDPLVRERLDEMLRLIRDVITTPKGNLVLFFQPDWTPVSFRDSSESVVLKHRNLDHISFGHDVETAYLMLEASHVLGLKNDTKTLEVGKRMVDHALANGWDKQVGGFYDQGYYFKDKPGMTIIRKSKNWWSQAEGLNTLLLMANRFPNDSMQYFNNYKLLWEYCQKYLIDHQYGDWYEEGLDKDPERRTALKGHIWKATYHTYRALANCVDQSKTKGVEHSTHK from the coding sequence ATGGAGAAATCCATCCGTACGGAAATGCTCAACGACTGGTACCCTCAAGCAATTGATAAGGAGTATGGCGGGTTTCTGAGCACCTTTACGTATGACTTCAAGCCGACTGGCGCTCAGGACAAAATGATTGTGACGCAGGCCCGTCATACCTGGACAAACGCCAAAGCGGCTGAGCGTTACCCGACCGTTGTGCAGTACAAAAGTAACTCGAAACATGGGTTTCAGTTTCTCCGCGACGTGATGTGGGACAAGCAGTATGGTGGTTTTTACAACTTGGTTGACCGGAAAGGTACCGTCAAAGGAACGGGAAATAAGGAGGCTTACGGGAATGCGTTTGGCCTTTATGCCCTGAGTGCTTACTACCACATGTCGGGTGATACAGCGGCATTGAACTTGGCGAAAAAATCGTTTCGCTGGCTCGAAGAACACAGCCACGATCCGGTCCATAAAGGCTATTTTCAGCATTTAGGCCGGGATGGTACACCCATCAAACGGAATGCTTCGGTACCGTCGACCTCGGATCTGGGTTATAAAGACCAGAACAGTTCGATTCATTTGCTGGAAGCGATCACAGAGCTGTATACCGTCTGGCCCGACCCGCTGGTGCGCGAACGGCTGGACGAAATGCTTCGGCTAATCCGCGATGTTATCACGACGCCAAAAGGAAATCTAGTCTTGTTTTTTCAACCAGACTGGACGCCTGTATCATTTCGCGATTCTTCCGAAAGCGTCGTGTTGAAACACCGGAATTTGGACCACATTTCCTTCGGTCATGACGTAGAAACGGCTTACCTGATGCTTGAAGCTTCGCACGTGCTCGGTCTGAAAAACGACACTAAAACGCTGGAAGTAGGCAAACGAATGGTTGACCACGCGTTGGCGAACGGCTGGGATAAACAAGTGGGGGGCTTCTATGATCAGGGGTATTACTTTAAAGACAAGCCCGGTATGACCATTATCCGGAAAAGCAAAAACTGGTGGTCGCAGGCCGAGGGGCTTAACACGCTGCTGCTCATGGCAAACAGGTTTCCGAACGACTCCATGCAGTATTTCAATAATTACAAGCTGCTATGGGAGTACTGCCAAAAATACCTGATCGATCATCAGTATGGCGACTGGTACGAAGAAGGACTTGACAAAGACCCTGAGCGCCGAACAGCCTTAAAAGGACATATCTGGAAAGCGACTTATCATACGTACCGAGCCTTAGCAAACTGCGTTGACCAATCGAAGACAAAAGGGGTAGAGCATTCAACTCACAAATAA
- a CDS encoding exo-beta-N-acetylmuramidase NamZ family protein, producing the protein MKNRLFIVSALLIVAVVFGCAVSRRTKKSKEKSIVTGADQPDQYVPYLTGKRVAILANQTSIIGKKHLVDSLSALGVNIVKIFGPEHGFRGKASAGTSVADETDSATGIPVISLYGKKNKPSKEDLANVDILVYDLQDVGCRFYTNINALVRVMEACQENNKELMILDRPNPNGYLIDGPILDMQFKSGIGMFPIPMAHGLTVAEFAQMANGEGWLTNKVNCKLKIVKVANYAHDMPYTLPVPPSPNLNTQQSILLYPSTCLFEGTYLNHGRGTHFPFTVIGSPELKGIYSFSYTPTSIKGMAETPLFMDQVCYGLDLRAYDTSLLRKKKQVNLQWLMELYKAHPHKEKFFDSKLSKEMGVIERLVGNGLFRKQIMEGKSEKEIRASWEPGLSAYKKMREKYLLYR; encoded by the coding sequence ATGAAAAATAGATTGTTCATCGTAAGTGCCTTACTTATCGTCGCTGTTGTTTTTGGATGCGCGGTAAGTCGTCGTACTAAAAAAAGCAAGGAGAAGTCTATCGTAACCGGGGCCGATCAGCCGGATCAGTACGTACCGTATTTAACAGGGAAACGGGTCGCTATACTGGCGAATCAGACTTCCATTATCGGCAAAAAACATCTGGTTGACAGTTTGTCGGCGTTGGGCGTCAACATTGTAAAAATATTCGGTCCGGAACATGGATTTCGGGGCAAAGCCAGTGCGGGTACTTCTGTAGCGGATGAAACCGATAGTGCAACGGGCATACCCGTTATTTCTCTTTACGGTAAGAAAAATAAGCCTTCGAAGGAAGATCTTGCCAATGTGGACATCCTGGTATATGACCTCCAGGATGTAGGTTGCCGTTTTTATACGAATATCAACGCGCTGGTTCGGGTGATGGAAGCGTGTCAGGAGAACAACAAAGAGTTGATGATCCTCGACCGGCCCAATCCTAACGGCTATCTTATCGACGGCCCAATCTTGGACATGCAGTTTAAGTCGGGTATCGGTATGTTCCCAATTCCGATGGCGCACGGATTGACGGTCGCCGAATTTGCCCAGATGGCGAACGGTGAAGGATGGCTTACCAACAAGGTAAACTGTAAGCTCAAAATTGTCAAGGTTGCCAATTATGCCCATGATATGCCGTACACGCTGCCAGTTCCGCCCTCGCCAAACCTGAATACCCAACAGAGTATACTCTTGTATCCGTCCACCTGCTTATTCGAAGGAACGTATCTGAATCACGGACGCGGTACTCATTTTCCCTTCACGGTAATCGGAAGTCCTGAATTGAAAGGCATCTATTCTTTTTCGTATACCCCGACTTCCATTAAGGGTATGGCTGAGACTCCGCTGTTTATGGATCAGGTTTGCTACGGCCTCGATTTGCGCGCCTACGACACCAGCCTGTTGCGGAAGAAAAAGCAGGTTAATCTTCAGTGGCTGATGGAACTGTATAAGGCTCACCCCCACAAAGAGAAGTTTTTTGATTCAAAGCTAAGCAAGGAAATGGGCGTGATTGAAAGGCTGGTGGGCAACGGTTTGTTTCGCAAGCAGATCATGGAAGGAAAATCCGAGAAGGAAATTCGGGCAAGCTGGGAGCCCGGTCTAAGCGCGTACAAGAAGATGCGGGAGAAGTATTTGCTTTATCGTTAA
- a CDS encoding NAD(P)-dependent alcohol dehydrogenase — MKAAVLEHYGDPSEFKIKEVDAPTIEDGQILIRNRASSVNPVDVLVRQGKMRLVSGLFGEQIIGCDFAGTVVESRSSRFKAGDEVFGCKSPMAGHTYAELVAVDADVAALKPETISFTEAASLPTTALTAWQGLLKEGKLKSGDQILINGCTGGVGVAAVQIAKSLGATVRGTCQGDHAETARELGCDQVINYETEPIPKDNRYALIFDAASKLTLSDVEDSLTPDGLLVTTKPDATDFASAVSSLIDLAKPRMKLVIVSANAPDLMHVKDLVESGKLRPLIAQTFPLEQVGPAHQMLETDDFVGKITLEIT, encoded by the coding sequence ATGAAAGCAGCCGTTCTCGAACACTATGGCGACCCCAGCGAATTTAAAATTAAAGAAGTTGACGCACCCACCATCGAAGACGGACAAATCCTGATTCGAAACCGTGCTTCTTCCGTAAACCCAGTCGATGTACTTGTACGTCAAGGAAAGATGCGATTAGTTTCCGGTCTGTTCGGTGAGCAAATTATCGGCTGCGATTTCGCGGGTACAGTCGTTGAGTCGCGAAGCAGCCGCTTCAAAGCAGGTGACGAGGTGTTCGGGTGCAAGAGCCCGATGGCGGGTCATACGTATGCCGAACTGGTGGCTGTAGATGCTGATGTGGCGGCTTTAAAGCCTGAAACTATTAGCTTCACGGAAGCCGCGAGTTTACCGACAACCGCCCTGACTGCCTGGCAAGGTTTACTGAAAGAAGGTAAGTTAAAGTCAGGCGATCAGATATTGATCAATGGTTGTACGGGTGGCGTTGGCGTAGCTGCCGTTCAGATTGCCAAAAGTTTGGGCGCTACAGTAAGGGGAACGTGCCAGGGTGATCATGCAGAAACCGCACGTGAGCTAGGCTGTGATCAGGTAATTAATTACGAAACGGAGCCCATCCCGAAAGACAACCGTTACGCGCTTATTTTTGATGCGGCTAGCAAACTTACCCTTTCGGACGTGGAAGACAGCTTAACCCCTGACGGTTTGTTGGTAACCACAAAACCCGACGCAACCGATTTTGCCAGTGCGGTCTCGTCGCTAATCGATTTGGCAAAACCACGCATGAAGCTCGTGATTGTCAGTGCGAATGCTCCCGATCTGATGCACGTCAAAGATCTGGTAGAATCCGGAAAACTTCGTCCGCTTATCGCGCAGACGTTTCCGCTGGAACAAGTCGGCCCGGCGCATCAGATGCTGGAAACTGATGATTTTGTGGGGAAAATTACTCTTGAAATCACCTAG
- a CDS encoding xanthine dehydrogenase family protein molybdopterin-binding subunit has product MDETAFDKVSIGNPLNRVDGQLKVTGGAKYAAEYNLPNVTYGVLVTSTIAKGRITRIDTQAAEKAPGVLAIMTYKNAPKVSGYEAGTDNSQSRVFGQEFRVFYDDRIYFNNQPVALAIADTFERATHAASLVQVHYQEQPHETSTKNNLAKAIKPERPDDYSRGAKDAYKTAPVTIEQTYHTPVHVHNPMEPHAATAVWEGDDKLTVYNKSQGVKLAQKDLMKAFNLKEENIQLHSPFVGGAFGSSSRIWPQEMAAILGAKKIGRPVKVSLKRDQQFNMVGYRPRSIQKVGIGAAADGTLIGITHEAYGLTSSYEQFTERILHPTKSSYRCPNLTATYRLVPLDVSTPCWTRGPGETSGSFALESAMDELAYALTMDPIALRLKNYAEVDPEKNKPWSSKFQKECYERGAERFGWSKRNPLPGSMRSGELLVGQGMSSGIYKSERSPASARAKLKADGTLTIQTGSADTGPGTYTVLNQIASDLTGIASEKIKVELGNSMFPQAPPQFGSHTVISVGSAVHDVCVALKQRLAQLAVNKEGTALYKAAESNLVFEGTTIRLKNGSAHVSYIDVLKQNKLPELEVQQEAKSGPEVEKFSGKSFCANFVEVHVHPATGMVKVTRVVSAVDAGRVMNHKTARSQVLGSVIWGLGMALMEDGVMDHRYGRYMNKDLAEYHVPVCADTPDIDVILIDKPDPIIDPMGAKGLGEIGMIGLAAAIANAVYHATGKRIRELPITPDKLL; this is encoded by the coding sequence ATGGACGAGACAGCATTTGACAAAGTATCAATTGGCAATCCATTAAACCGGGTAGATGGTCAGCTAAAAGTAACGGGTGGCGCCAAATACGCGGCTGAATATAATTTACCGAATGTCACCTACGGAGTACTGGTAACCAGCACAATTGCTAAAGGTCGTATTACCCGTATTGATACGCAGGCAGCCGAAAAAGCGCCGGGTGTGCTGGCCATTATGACGTACAAAAATGCGCCTAAAGTGTCCGGTTATGAAGCCGGAACCGATAATTCTCAGTCGAGGGTGTTCGGGCAGGAGTTTCGTGTTTTCTACGACGACCGCATTTACTTCAACAATCAGCCGGTTGCGCTCGCTATCGCTGACACGTTTGAGCGGGCTACCCACGCGGCTTCACTGGTGCAGGTACACTATCAGGAACAGCCACACGAGACCAGCACCAAAAATAACCTGGCCAAAGCGATTAAACCCGAACGCCCGGACGATTACTCGCGGGGAGCTAAAGACGCCTACAAAACCGCGCCGGTTACGATTGAACAAACATACCACACCCCCGTTCACGTCCATAACCCGATGGAGCCCCATGCCGCCACAGCCGTGTGGGAAGGTGACGACAAACTCACCGTTTACAACAAATCACAGGGCGTCAAGCTGGCGCAGAAAGATTTGATGAAAGCCTTTAACCTGAAGGAAGAAAATATTCAACTTCATTCGCCTTTTGTGGGTGGAGCTTTCGGGAGTTCGTCGCGCATCTGGCCGCAGGAAATGGCGGCTATCTTAGGTGCTAAAAAGATAGGCCGTCCGGTAAAGGTTTCGTTAAAACGCGATCAACAGTTTAATATGGTTGGCTACCGGCCCCGATCCATTCAGAAGGTGGGGATCGGAGCCGCAGCCGATGGAACGCTAATTGGCATTACCCACGAAGCGTATGGCTTAACGTCGAGTTACGAGCAATTTACGGAACGTATTTTGCACCCAACCAAATCTTCCTACCGGTGTCCGAATCTTACGGCAACGTACCGGCTTGTACCGCTCGATGTAAGTACACCCTGCTGGACGCGCGGCCCCGGCGAAACCAGCGGTTCATTTGCGTTGGAATCGGCGATGGACGAACTCGCCTACGCGCTGACCATGGACCCTATTGCCCTGCGACTGAAAAACTACGCCGAGGTAGACCCCGAAAAGAACAAGCCTTGGTCGAGCAAGTTTCAGAAAGAATGTTACGAGCGAGGAGCCGAACGGTTCGGGTGGAGTAAGCGTAACCCGCTACCGGGCTCTATGCGATCGGGTGAATTGCTGGTCGGACAGGGAATGAGTTCGGGGATATATAAATCGGAGCGCAGTCCGGCATCCGCTCGTGCAAAATTAAAAGCGGATGGTACGCTGACGATTCAGACAGGAAGTGCCGACACAGGACCCGGTACGTACACGGTTCTGAACCAGATTGCCTCGGACTTGACCGGAATAGCTTCCGAAAAAATAAAAGTCGAGCTGGGCAATTCAATGTTTCCACAGGCACCACCCCAGTTCGGATCTCACACGGTGATTTCGGTTGGTTCGGCGGTGCATGACGTGTGTGTAGCGTTGAAACAGCGACTGGCCCAGTTGGCGGTCAATAAAGAAGGAACAGCCTTGTATAAAGCGGCTGAAAGTAATCTGGTGTTCGAGGGCACGACAATTCGTTTGAAAAATGGCTCGGCCCATGTGTCGTACATAGACGTTCTCAAGCAAAACAAATTACCCGAACTGGAAGTCCAGCAGGAAGCGAAAAGCGGCCCGGAGGTCGAAAAATTTTCGGGTAAATCGTTCTGTGCCAACTTCGTGGAAGTACATGTGCATCCGGCAACCGGTATGGTGAAGGTAACACGCGTGGTTTCGGCGGTTGATGCGGGACGGGTCATGAACCATAAAACTGCTCGGAGCCAGGTACTTGGCTCGGTCATCTGGGGTCTCGGCATGGCCCTGATGGAAGATGGCGTCATGGATCACCGCTACGGTCGGTATATGAACAAGGATCTGGCTGAATACCACGTCCCCGTTTGCGCTGACACACCGGATATCGACGTTATTCTCATCGACAAACCCGATCCTATTATTGACCCGATGGGCGCTAAAGGACTGGGCGAAATCGGTATGATTGGGCTGGCAGCGGCCATCGCCAATGCGGTCTACCATGCTACGGGCAAACGCATCCGTGAGTTACCCATTACTCCGGATAAACTGCTGTAA
- a CDS encoding FAD binding domain-containing protein has protein sequence MNNFQYTQPATPKASIDALVKEPTAQFIAGGTNLIDLMKHGIAAPKTLVDINNLTLRTIEQQGNTLRIGALALNSEVADSKLVLEKQPLLAQALNAGASAQIRNMATVGGNMLQRTRCYYFYDTAMPCNKRQPGSGCGALEGYNRIHAIWGTETALTGRTSSCIAVHPSDMCVALAALDATVLVSGPKGDRRIPFTDFHRLPGDTPQIDTNLDRGELIVAVDIPNNAFAKHVHYLKVRDRNSYAFALVSVAAALDLNGSTIQEARLAMGGVAHKPWRLTEAEKALQGKPATTATFEQAATIAMQGAKAYEHNAFKVKMAPKAIIEALKTAAGLG, from the coding sequence ATGAACAACTTTCAATACACGCAGCCTGCCACACCAAAGGCCAGCATTGATGCACTGGTCAAAGAACCGACGGCTCAGTTCATTGCGGGCGGTACAAACCTCATCGACCTGATGAAGCATGGAATAGCGGCTCCAAAAACGCTTGTCGATATTAATAATCTGACGCTTCGAACCATTGAGCAACAAGGGAACACGCTTCGAATTGGGGCGCTGGCGTTAAACAGCGAGGTGGCCGACAGTAAACTGGTACTGGAAAAACAACCGTTACTGGCACAGGCGCTCAACGCAGGAGCATCGGCGCAAATTAGAAATATGGCTACCGTAGGCGGTAATATGCTGCAACGCACCCGCTGCTATTACTTCTATGATACAGCTATGCCCTGCAACAAGCGACAACCCGGCTCTGGCTGTGGCGCGTTGGAAGGGTATAACCGGATACACGCCATCTGGGGCACCGAAACCGCGTTGACGGGGCGTACTTCTTCCTGTATCGCCGTTCACCCCAGCGACATGTGCGTCGCGCTGGCGGCCTTAGACGCAACAGTGCTTGTATCCGGCCCGAAGGGTGACCGGCGGATTCCGTTCACTGATTTTCACCGTCTTCCGGGCGATACACCGCAAATTGATACGAATCTGGATCGTGGTGAATTGATCGTGGCCGTTGACATTCCGAATAATGCGTTTGCTAAGCATGTACATTACTTGAAGGTCCGCGACCGAAATTCATACGCCTTTGCGCTGGTGTCGGTGGCCGCTGCCCTTGACCTGAACGGATCAACGATTCAGGAAGCCCGGCTGGCAATGGGTGGGGTGGCTCATAAACCCTGGCGGCTAACCGAAGCGGAAAAAGCGCTGCAAGGAAAACCCGCTACTACGGCTACGTTTGAGCAGGCGGCAACAATTGCCATGCAGGGTGCCAAAGCTTACGAACACAACGCTTTTAAAGTAAAGATGGCCCCTAAAGCTATCATAGAGGCCTTAAAAACAGCCGCCGGTTTAGGCTGA
- a CDS encoding (2Fe-2S)-binding protein, whose protein sequence is MENRPPDSPIDNEEGHSQETRRDFLKHSSLLTAYALSPSSLVNAAEMNGLNPPQADTVSIHIDINGTSRTLHVEPRVTLLDLLREQLDLTGTKKGCDYGQCGACTVHINGIRALACLSFAVMQNGKKITTIEGLAKAEASGSAHLHPMQAAFIKHDGFQCGYCTPGQIMSAVGCIREGHANSDAEIKEYMSGNICRCGAYEGIVEAVKEVKQGGQKV, encoded by the coding sequence ATGGAAAACAGACCACCCGATTCACCGATTGATAACGAAGAAGGGCATTCTCAGGAAACACGCCGTGACTTTTTGAAACACTCTTCGTTACTAACGGCTTATGCGTTATCTCCTTCCTCTTTAGTAAACGCTGCCGAAATGAATGGACTCAATCCTCCCCAGGCCGATACAGTATCGATACACATTGACATCAATGGTACTTCGCGTACACTACACGTCGAACCACGCGTGACGCTCCTGGACCTACTGCGCGAACAACTCGATCTGACTGGCACGAAGAAAGGCTGCGATTACGGACAATGCGGAGCCTGTACGGTACACATCAACGGCATACGGGCGCTAGCCTGTCTGAGCTTTGCGGTCATGCAAAACGGAAAAAAGATTACCACGATTGAAGGATTAGCCAAAGCCGAGGCCAGTGGATCGGCGCATTTGCATCCCATGCAAGCGGCCTTTATCAAACACGATGGTTTTCAGTGTGGGTATTGCACGCCCGGCCAGATCATGTCGGCGGTGGGGTGTATTCGGGAAGGACACGCGAATTCAGATGCCGAAATCAAGGAATACATGAGTGGCAATATCTGTCGCTGTGGCGCGTATGAGGGTATCGTCGAGGCTGTTAAGGAAGTTAAACAGGGGGGTCAAAAAGTATGA